The nucleotide sequence ATAATGGCTAAAGAAAGAGTATGGGTAACATCGCTGTCCGTTGTTATTTTACTGGTACTTATCGGTGTCAGTGGTTACTTGGGTAACTTGGTGAGCAAGATGGAAACCATGGAAGACAAGCTTGGCTATGGCCAGCTTAATAAGCAGCATGCGACGGTACCGCAGCTAAAAAGCGCCACCCCCGAAGGGGCGATGATGCGTACAACCTATATTCCTAGCTATTCCCATGTGTATGGTGACGGTGGTAAACCGCTGCTACTGGAAAGCGCCTTGATAGTGCGTAACACCGACAGCGAATATGGCATGACCATTCATTCTGTAAACTACTATGATTCATCCGGTCATTTAGTAAAAGAGATGCTGGCTACGCCGATCCAACTCAACCCATTAGCTAGCGCAGAGTATCTTGCAGAAAAAAGTGATATCAGTGGTGGTTCAGGGGCTAACTATTTGGTGGTTTGGTCCGCAGATCCTGACCTGACGCCACCGATCCTAGAAGCTGTGATGGTTGGTTCGTCGGATTATACTGAGGTCTCTTTTACCAGCCGAGGGATCACCCATTAGTGTGCTTACAACCACATGCCCTAAATCGCCGCAGCGACCAATAGGCTAAAACCAACGTTTAATGTAAAAAATAGCCACTTGGATCGCCGCGGTGACGAGAATAAGCCCACATACAAGGGTAAAGCCCCACTCATTATCGGCGAGAGGGATGCCACCGACGTTGATACCCAGCAAGCCAGTGAAGAAACCCATAGGTACAAAAATACCGGCAAATATGGTTAGCAGGTAGATACGTTTTTCACTTTTAGCTGCCAGTTGGCCTTCCACTTCAGCTTTAATAAAGCTCAGTCGCTCCTTGAGGGTGTCAATTTGTTCAATCAACCTTTGTGTGGCATCGGCGCGCTCCCGAAGTCCAAAGCGTGAATCTTCCTTAACCAATCGGGTTTAAGGCTGATCAGGGCGA is from Corallincola holothuriorum and encodes:
- a CDS encoding CorA family divalent cation transporter, whose protein sequence is MIEQIDTLKERLSFIKAEVEGQLAAKSEKRIYLLTIFAGIFVPMGFFTGLLGINVGGIPLADNEWGFTLVCGLILVTAAIQVAIFYIKRWF
- a CDS encoding DUF3124 domain-containing protein; this encodes MAKERVWVTSLSVVILLVLIGVSGYLGNLVSKMETMEDKLGYGQLNKQHATVPQLKSATPEGAMMRTTYIPSYSHVYGDGGKPLLLESALIVRNTDSEYGMTIHSVNYYDSSGHLVKEMLATPIQLNPLASAEYLAEKSDISGGSGANYLVVWSADPDLTPPILEAVMVGSSDYTEVSFTSRGITH